The window GCACTTCACCCGCGCCGCGCAGCGCCTCGGCATCGCGCAGCCGCCGCTCAGCCAGCAGATCAAGGCGCTGGAGAGCGAACTGGGCACCCAGCTGTTCCACCGCCTGACGCGCGGGGTGGAGCTGACCGAGGCGGGGCGCGCCTTCATGCCCTATGCGCAGGCCGCGCTCGCCGCTGCCGATCAGGCGATCCACGCCGCCAGGCGCGCCGCGCGGGGCGAGATCGGTGGCCTCTCGATCGGCTTCACCAGCTCGGCCTCGTTCAACCCGATGGTCCCGCGCATCATCGGGCGGTTGCGGGAGAGGCACCCCGACCTTGCGATCACGCTGGTCGAGCAGACCACCGTGCGGCTGCTGGAAGCGCTGGAGGACGGCAGCCTCGACGTCGCCTTCCTGCGTCCGACGCTGGGCGAGACCGACGGCCTCGTCACTCGCCGCCTGCCCGACGAGGCGCTGTGGGTGGCGATGCCCGCGCGGCACCGGTTGGCGGGGCGGGCGGAAGTCGATCTGGTCGATCTGGCGGGCGATCCCTTCATCCTCTACCCGCGCAGCAACGGGCGCCTGCTTTACGACAGCATCATCGCCGCTTGCCGCAACGCCGGATTCTCGCCTCGCATCGCGCAGGAGGCGCCACAGATGGCCTCGACCGTGAACCTCGTCGCGGCGGGCGTGGGCGTGGCGCTGGTGCCCGAATCGATGTGCCAGCTGCACACGCAGGGCGTGACTTACGCGCGCATCGCCGGAGACGGCCCCCGCGCCCAGATGGTCGTCGCCCACCGCCGCGTCGGTGCGCTCAGCCCCGCCGTGCGCAACTTCATCGCCTGCGTGACGGCGGAGGGGTAGGGGAGAGGGGGCTCCATTGCATGCGCCTCCCGCCACCCTCGCCCAGCCTGAGCGGGGGAAGTGTGTGGGGCGGAGAACTGCGGTAAGCAGGGCGTTCGGAATTGAAGCCAAGGCTGCACGGCGCGTCCCTCGTTTCGTCATTCCCGCGCAGGCGGGAATCCAGATCCACGCCCTCGACCGGATCGGACGCTGCCGGGTTACGCCAGCTGGATCCCCGCCTGCGCGGGGATGACGAAACGAGGGACGGAAGCGCTTTCCTTGACGAGAATTTTGAAGCTAAGCTGAGGGTATTTAACCGCTACCCGGAATGCATCGCCATCTATGTCTTTGGCAAATAGCAAGTTTGTGATCGACGGCTCACGACGCAAGGCTTTCCTCAAGGCTCTGGGATCGGCAGTTTTCGGTGCAGTCGGTTTCTGGATGACTGGCACGTCGGGAACCAGCCGCCACCCGACGTGGGAGATACACGCACTTGGATGGTTTGTTGTCGTTGCGATGGCGGCAAATCTGGTTTCGGCGATGCTCGCATCCGTTCAGCCGAACAGACTGGTCATCGACAGCACCGGCTTTCGCGTAAAGCGGTGTTTTCGGTCGGAGTGTAGCTATCGATGGGAGGACATCGACCGGCTTTGGGTGTTTCAGTCAAAAGCGTCTCGCACGGTTCGGTTTGTGGTCTGGACCTATACGCCGGAGTCCGGGCTGGTGACGCCTGTCCGGCGCGGTCGCGACTACGACGGCTGGTTGCCTGCCGCATGGACGCTAAGCGTGGACGAAGTGGCGGCGGAACTGTCCGCCGCCAAAACTCGCGCACTGTCGCAGGGCTGACGCGCAAAGCGCCAGCCCACCCCATCACCCCGCGATCATCCGGGCGCCGCGCCAGCCGATCAGGATCGAGGGCGCATTGGTGTTGCCGGTGGTGATCGTGGGCATCACCGAGGCGTCGGCGACGCGCAGGCCTTCGATGCCGTAGACGCGAAGTTGCGGATCGACGACGGATTCTGCGTCGGTGCCCATCTTCGCAGTGCCCACCGGGTGGAAGTAGGTCGAGACCGACTTCTGCAGGAAGTCGCGATAGGCCTCGGGGCTGTCGACGGCGGCGGCGGGCATCAGTTCGGACTTGCGGATATCCTTGTAGGCATCCGAATTGCCGATCTCGCGCGCGAGGTTGGTCGCGGCCTTCAGCGCGATCAGGTCCTGTCCCGATTGCAGGTAGTTCGGATCGATCACCGGGTTGGCGCGCGGATCGGCCGAGGTGATCGTCACCGCGCCGCGCGACTTGGGGCGCATCACGCCGCACAGGATCGCATAGCCGTGGGTCTGCTGGAGCTTCAGCTCCTTGGTGGCGAAGGGCACGCTGACGTAGAGCGCGTTGATGTCCGGCGCGGGCTGATCGGGCGTGGACTTCCACCACATGTAGACTTCGGAGTGGTTGTAGTTGGTGGGCGGCACCGGGTGCTTGGCCTCGAAGTTGACGCCCGCGCCCAGCACATGGTCCTGTAGGTTGCGCCCGACGCCCGGCAGGTCGACGACCGGGGTGATGCCCAGACGCTTGAGGTGCGCGGCCTCGCCGATGCCCGACAGCGTCAGCAGCTTGGGGGTGATGACCGCGCCTGCCGAGAGGATCACTTCCTTGTTGGCGCGCACCGTCACCGGGCGCCCGGCGTGGAGATACTGCACGCCCACGCAGCGCCCGTTCTCGATCACCAGCTTGAGCACCGGGGCCTCGGTCAGCACCGTCAGCTTGCGGCCCGCATCGATGGCGGGGCGCAGGAAGGCGACGGCGGTGTTCTGGCGCTTGCCCGCATAGACGGTGAAGTTCACCCAGGCCGGGCCTTCCAGCGTGCCGCCGTTGAAGTCCTTCGTCTCCGGGTAGCCGAGCGATTTCGCGCCTTCCATGAACGCTCGCGCGCCTTCGTGGCCCTTGGCCGGATCGGGCTGGGTGACGTGGAGCGGGCCGCCTGCACCGCGCAGGGCGCTGGCGCCGCCCTGCCAGTCTTCCAGCGCCTTGTATTCGGGCAGCACCGAGTCCCAGCCCCAGCCGGTGGCGCCGTTGTAGTCCCAGTCGTCATAGTCCTTGGCCGAGCCGCGGCAGTAGATCATGCAGTTGACGCTGGAGCAGCCGCCAAGGCCTTCGCCGCGCGGATAGGGCACGACGCGGTTCTGGGCGTGGATCTGCGGCGCGGTCTCGTAGGTCTTGGTGAACGGCGAGGCGAGCGCGGCGGGCCACTGCGAGGGATCGGTGATCAGCGGGTTGAGATCGGACAGGCCGCCTTCGAGCACCAGCACCGAGGCATCGGTGCGCTTGGCCAGTTCGCCTGCCAGCGTCGCGCCGGACGATCCCGCGCCGATCACGATATAGTCGGCAGCGGCAACGGGCGAGGTTTCGCGGGTCGATTGCGCGAAGGCCTTGCCGCCCGACAGCCACAGGGCATCGGCGAGGGCAAACGCTGCACCTGCGGCCATGGCGCGGCCGATGAAGCTGCGGCGATCGATGGCGCCGGCGGCATGGTCCTTGAGCACGCGCGCGAGGCGTACCGTATCGAGTACGTTGTCCATTCGATCCTCTTTCCCAATATTCGCGTCCGTGTTCACGATGACGTTTCGCGAACCGCCTTCGGGCGTTCTGTGTCGTTCGGTGTATGCTCTGGGGGCGTTTCTGCCCCGTCTCTGTCGTTTCTGTCCGGCGCGCCCCCCCGGTTGGGGAGCGGCGCGCCGGAAGGGATCAGAAGATCCTCAGGATGCGCAGCTGGCCGCGAATTCCCTCGCGAAATCCGTTCTCTACCGACAGGTCGGTGCCGACCTGCGTCATCAGCTGCCACTTGGGCGACAGCGTGCGGCGCCAGGTGCCGAGGACCGAGGTGGTGCCGGTGCGATTGTCCTGCGCGATGCCGTCGATCTTGGTCTCGCCACCGCCGACGTACATCAGGCGGGCATTGATTTCGTTTTTGTCGTCAATGAGATAGCGGGCAAAGCCCTGCACGCGCCAGGTGGTTTTCTGGGTCAGCGTGGAAGAAGATGCGCCGTAATCGGTGTTCTTGCCGTAGACCATCACGTCACCAGCCACTTCGGCCACGAAATGCTTGCCGAATCCTTGCGAATAGACCGCCTGGAACGAGCCTTTCCAGCGGTTCTCGCCCATGTTCAGCCCGCGCTCGGCCTTGTAGTCGCCGGTCGGAATATAGAGGTAGGGCGTGACGCCGAAGTAGGACTGGCTGTCCTTGTTCTCATAGAGCCACAGGGTGCTGACAAGGATGGTGTCGCCAAAGCCGGTGGTCTTGCCAAGGCTCTTGGTGGAGCCGCCGCCTTCCAGATGGCCGAAGGGCTGGAGGACCTGATAATCCAGCGTCATTCCGGCGATCTTGGTGAACCCGACATAACGCGCGATGGCGACGGCAGTATCGAGCTTGGCGTCGTCGTCCACCTTCTTGCCATCGGCGTAAAGCGAATCCGAATGGGCATACTGCATGTAGACGAGTGCGAGCTGGGTGCCGGGAGGGGCGGGCACGTAGTCGCCTGCGTCGATCGCCTGCGCCATCGCGGGCGCGGCAAAGCTCGCAGCGCCGAAGCTCAGCGCGGCAGAGGCCAGCAACCGCATGAAAAGTGGACGAGACATAATCCGGCGCGGGGCGACAGCGCGAAAGGGCATCGTATTCCTCTCCTGTTTTCTCTTTTTCGAAAGGCGCCTGAAAAAACGCCTTGTTGGAAACCTTATTGCGTGCGGAAACTCGCGCGTATATCGCCGATTGGGCAAAACTGGTTTCGCGTTTTGCGAAACTTGGAGAAGGAGATCGGTGCTCTGATCCGGGACTTGGTAACTCTGCGACTGTTCGTTCGCGCAGCCGAAACCGGTACGCTCAGCGAAGCGGCGGAGCAGTCGAACCTCGCGCTGGCGGCGGCCTCACGGCGTATCGCCACGATGGAGGAGCGTTTCGGCGTCCAGCTGTTTCGCCGGTCTCGCCATGGGCTTAGCGTCACACCGGCAGGAGCGGCTTTGCTTGAGAGTGCGCGAAACCTGCTCGAACAGGCGCGCGCCATCGACAGCGAGATGGCGGACTTCGCGGGCGGTATGCGGGGCACGATCCGCATCCACACGAATCCCTCGGCGATTACCCAGTTTCTGCCCGCCGATCTTGCGGCTTTCGCTGCCCAGCGCCCCGATCTGCGCCTCGATCTGGAGGAAAACCTCAGTTGCGATGTGGTGAGTGCGGTAAGCGAGGGCCGGGCGGACCTTGGCATCGTTATCGGCGGCACGGCGACAGGCTCGCTGGAGACGATCCCCTACCGTTCCGATCATCTGGCATTGCTGGCGCCGCGCGGCATGTTCGGCGACCGGGACAGCATTGCCTTCGCCGAAGTGCAGGAGCGGGATTTCGTGGGCCTCGTCAATTCTACTGCGCTGACCACGCTGCTGCTGGAGCAGGCCTCGCGCGCGGAGCGGGTTTTGCGCCTGCATATGCAGGTGCGCAGTTTCGATGGCGTGTGCCGGATGGTCGAGGCGGGGTTCGGCCTTGGCGTGCTGCCGCTGATGGCTGCGCGCGGGTTCGCCGCCTCGATGGATCTCGATGTGATCGCGCTGACGGATGCCTGGGCGACGCGGCGCATGCTGCTGTGCCTGCCATCGGGCACGGCGCCGGGATCGGCGGGCCATGCGCTGGCCCGTCACTTGGCGGCGTTTGCAGAAAAGGATATGATTTGAAACGGATAGGTCTATCCAAAAGCCCCGCTACCGAGGGTACAAGCAAATCGCCTATTGCGCTGTTCGCCGCTGGACATATCGTGGTTTGCGATGAATGTCCGAGCCCCGACAGGTTGCGGCAGGTCGGCATCTGACAGGGCTACAAGACGAACACCATGCCACATCTCGATCTTCTGCATGCAGCCGCAGGGTTGCTGGTCGGCCTGCTTGTCGGGCTGACGGGCGTTGGCGGCGGCTCGTTGATGACCCCGCTGCTGGTGCTGATGTTCGGCGTCAGCCCCAAGACCGCCATCGGCACGGATCTGCTGTTCGCCGCGGCCACCAAGATCACCGGCTCGGCGGTTCACGGCCTGCGCGATTCGGTGGACTGGGACATCGTGCGCCGTCTGGCGATCGGCAGCGTTCCGGCGGCTTTGGCGACGCTGGGGTTGCTGGCGTGGTTCGGCGATGTCGGCCCGGCCAGCGAGCATGGCATCATGATCGCGCTCTCGGTGCTGCTGGCGATCACCGCAGTAACGGTGCTGTTCCGCAACCAGTTGATCGGCTTTGCCCATGGCCTCGATCCGATGGGCCCCCCTCGGCGCGTGACGCTGGGGACCATCGTGCTGGGCGCGGCGATCGGCGCGGCGGTCTCGATCTCCTCGGTCGGCGCCGGGGCCATCGGCATGAGCGTGCTGCTGATGCTGTACCCGCGTCTGCCGATCACGCGCATCGTGGGTTCGGATATCGCTCATGCCGTGCCGCTGGCGCTGATCGCCGGGTTCGGTCACTGGATCATTGGCGATGTCAATCTGGTGCTGCTGCTCAGCCTGCTGCTGGGCTCCGTTCCAGGCGTGATCGTGGGCAGCATGCTGTCGAGCCGGGCTTCGGACAATCTGCTGAGGCCGTTGCTGGCGCTGGTGCTGGCGGTTTCGGCCTATCAGCTTTACGCCAAGGCCTCGACCCCGGTCGTGCCGGTGGCCCATGCGGCAAGCGTCGGAGCGGCGGCTGCTCATCCCTGATACCAAAGCTTGATGATCTTGAGTCATCGAGCTTTGGTTAAGCTCGTGCGGCGCTTGAGCATTGCCAAGGCGTGATGCGTCAGCATCTTAGCGCCTTGGTATGATGCCTGAAAGGTCCGGTCCGGGTTGACCCGTCGCGGCCGGTCCGCGACAACGGGTTTCAACCTGCTGGAGACATTCTTGGAAACCGTCACGATAGTCCTGATCCTGCTGCTGGCCGTCATCGTCAGCGGCACCATCTCGCGGATCGTGCCCTTGCCGTTTCCACGCCCGCTGTTCCAGATCGCTCTTGGCGCGGTGATCGGCCTGACGGGCGAATGGCGGGTCATGCTGGACCCGGACCTCTTCTTTCTGCTGTTCCTGCCGCCGCTGCTGTTCATCGATGGCTGGCGTATCCCGCGCGAGGAACTGTTCCGCGACGGCAAGACCGTGCTCGAACTCGCGCTGGGCCTTGTGGTCTTCACGGTTCTGGGCGTCGGTTTCCTGATCCACTGGCTGATCCCGGCGATGCCGCTGGCGGTCTGCTTTGCGCTGGCCGCCGTCGTCTCTCCCACCGACCCGATCGCGGTGTCCGCCATCGCCCAGCGCGTGCCTATCCCCAAGCGGATGATGCATATCCTCGAAGGGGAATCGCTGCTGAATGATGCGTCCGGCCTTGTCTGCCTGCGCTTCGCGATTGCGGCGGCGCTGACCGGAGCCTTCTCGATCAAGGCGGCGGCCCTGAGCTTCCTGTGGATGTCGCTGGGTGGGCTCGCCTCCGGCGTGCTGGTCGCCTGGGGTATTTCGCGTATCAAGAGCTGGATCACCAAGCGTTACGGCAATGACGATGGCGCGCAGGTTCTGGTCAGCGTGCTGATCCCCTTTGCGGCCTATCTGCTGGCCGAGCATCTGCACTGTTCGGGCATTCTGGCCGCTGTCGCCGCCGGTCTGACGATGGGCTTCGTCGAGGTGCCCGGCGAGATCGAGGCGAATACGCGCCTGCGTCGCACAGGCCTGTGGGACATGCTCCAGTTCACTCTCAACGGCATCATCTTCGTGCTGCTGGGCGAACAGTTGCCGGTGGTGTTCGAAGGCGCGCGCCAGATCGTGCAGGTGACGGGGCATCTGCATGTCGGCTGGCTGGCGGTCTATGTGCTGGCGATCAACGTGGGGCTGGCGCTGTTGCGCTTCGTGTGGGTGTGGGTCTCGCTGCGCCTGACGTTCTTTCGCGCCGGAGAGCGGCATCGTTCGCCCAACTGGCGCATCGTCGCGGCAATGTCCGTCGCGGGCGTGCGCGGCGCGATCACGCTGGCGGGTGTGCTGACGCTGCCGCTGGCCATGCCCGATGGCTCGGCCTTCCCGGCGCGCAGTCTGGCCATCCTGCTGGCGATGGGTGTCATCATCTTCTCGCTGGTGGTCGCCAGCGTGGCGTTGCCATGGTTGCTGAACGGACTGACCCTGCCGCCCGAGCCATCGCACGCGGCAGAAGAGGATGCGGCACGCGTGGCGGCGGCGCAGGCGGCGATTGCCGCTGTCGAGCTTGCCGAGCACACGATGGCCCATGGCAAGGACGATGCCGATATGTACGTCACTGTCGCCGCCCGGATCATGGACGCCTACCGCCAGCGCATCGACAGTCGCAGCCTTGAAGGAGAGGAGCGTCTCTCGCTGGGCCTGCGCGAACAGGTTGAGCGTCACTTGCGGCTGGCAGGCTTGCGCGCCGAACGCCGGGCGATTTCGGATATGGCGCGCCGTCAGGAGATCGGCACCGAGATCACCCGCAAGCTGCTGCGCGAGATCGACCTGATGGAAGCGCGCATTCTCGCCTGAACGGATACCGTCGGCTCAATTTTGCAGCATCAGGCCTGCAGCATCAGGCGATAGCCGATGCCGGGCTCATTGCGCAGCAGACGGGGGCTTGCGGGATCGACCTCCAGCTTGCGCCGGATGGCGCGCGCGGCGACGCGCAGATATTCCACATCCTGTTCGTGCCCCGGCCCCCATACCGCGCGCAGCAACTGGGCGTGGGTGACGACACGTCCGGCATTGCGCGCCAGTTCCTCCAGAAAGCCGAACTCCTTGGGGGTAAGGTGTACTTCCGCACCGCTTCGCCGCACGATCCGCATCGCCAGATCGATCTCCAGCCCGTCGTATCCGATCGGCGCGGCAGAGACATCGGAGCGGGCACGATGGCGCAGCGCCGTGCGGACCCGTGCAAGCACTTCAGCACTGTCGAACGGTTTGGAGATATAATCGTCCGCTCCGAGATCGAGCGCTTCCACTTTCTGCTCGGTGGCATCGCGGGCTGAAATTACGACGATCCCGGTCCGCTCGTGCAGCAGCGGGATCAGTTCCAGCCCGTCGCGGTCGGGCAATCCAAGGTCGAGCAGAATCAGCGCGGGGCATTCCCGTCCCACTGCATCCAGCGCTTCGGTCGCCGTCATGGCCTCGGCGACGCGATAGCCCGCCGACGACAGCTCCGCCCGTAGTAACTGGCGGATGGCCGGTTCGTCATCGACGACGAGAATGGTGGGTTCGGTCGAGATCACAGGCACTATGGCTGGGGCCATTCCTTCAGCAACGGCGCCGGAAAGGACAGGGTGAAGCGGGCGCCGGAACTGCCGTCGATACGGTTGGCAGCGCGAACGCTCAACCCCATGGCCATTGCGAAACCGTGTACGATGGCAAGGCCGAGGCCGGTGCCGCCGGTCCGGTCCGAGCCTTCGATGCGCGCGAACGTCTCGAATATCCGGATCTCTTCGCCTGCGGGGATGCCGGGACCGTGATCGGTGATTTCAAGATCGAGGCCGTGTGCGTGACGGATCGCGCGAAGCTCGATCGGGCCATCTTCGGTTCCGTATTTCGCGGCATTCCCGATCAGGTTGGTAAGGCACAGGTGCAGCAGATGCGGATCGACCATGACCATCGGCGTGTCGGCGGGCATGTCCTGAAGCACGATCTGATCGACCAGTACGGAACGCAACTCCTGCAAGGCTTCCGCCAGAGCTTCGTCGAGAGCGACCGGCTCGATCCGCACCTGCACCGCGCCGGCCTCGATGCGGGCCATGTCGAGCAGGTTGACGACGAAGCGGTGAAGGCGCCCGGCCTCGCGGCGTGCGGTGGCGATCTGCGCCTGTTGTTGCGGTTCGTCGGGGCGAATGGCGGCCAGCGTCCCGATGATCGTCGTCAGCGGTGTGCGCAGATCGTGACTGACCGAGGAGAGCAGGGCATGGCGTAGCCGCTCGCGCTCGCGGGCCTGGGAAAGCTGGGCCATCTCTTCCTCCAGCACGATCCGTTCGAGTGCGAGTGCGGCTTGATCGAGCAGGCTGTGCAGCAGGGGGAGGTGATCGGCGCGTATCGGCAAGGCGGCATCGCGCCGGGCAATCCCGAACACACCGATCGGGCGTTCGCCTGAGCCGACTGCGTGGAACAGCCATTCCGAAGATGTCACCGTATCGGAACTGCGTCCGGTCGGGAGACGGTGTTGATAGGCCCATTCGGCCGCAATCAGATCGAGCAGTTCCAGCCTTGCGCCGGTTGGCCAGCTCCAGCGCCGGGAGAAGGGCTGGGCACCGGCTCCGGTTTCGTCGGCCATCAGAAAGATCGTGTCGGCATCGAGCAGTGCCGCGATTTCGGTGCAGAGCAGTGTAGCCAGTTCCTCGATCCGCACTATCGCTGCCAGCTGTCCGGCGAAGCCGGCCAGCGTGCTGTTCTGCGCCGCGCTGCCCTGCGCCTGCAAGGCGTGGTCTCTTACCCGCGCGGCCATCTGGCTGATGACGACCGCCACGGCCAGGAGGATCAGCACGGTCAGGAGATTGCGGGGGTCCTCGATGGTGAACGTGCGGGTGGGAGGCAGGAAGAAGAAGTTGTAGATGAGCGAGGAGGCCAGGCTTGTCGTAATGCCGACCTGCAGGCCGTACCGGGTCGCTGCAACCATGACGGGCAGCAGGTAGAGCAAGCCCAGATCGGCAATGTTTCCGGTCGACAGGATTCCCCAGCCGATCAGTGTGACCGCCAGAACCAGCCCGAGGGATAGCGCATAACCCTGCCAGCGTGCCGAAGGCATGTCCTGGGGCATGCGGTGCAAGGGCGTCTGCTTCGGTTCGGATGCAGCAGGCACGACATGGAGCGTGATGTCGGGAGCCTCGCGCAAAAGCCGGTCAACGATGGTATCCCGGCGTAGCCTGCGCCACCATGAGCGGGGCGATCTTGCGAGGATCAGCTGGGTGGCGTGGGTGGTACTGACGCGGCGGCGCAGGCCATCGAAGACCGAGCTCGCCGGAAGTGTGGCGACATGGCCGCCGAGCGTCGTCGCGAGATGCAGGGCGGCGCTTACCCGTTCGCGCTCCGCAACGGAAAAGCGCGCAGCCTGCGGCGTCTCCACATGAACAGCGCTCCACGATGCCTGCATCGCGTCGGCCATGCGGTGGGCGACCCGCACGAGATCGCGGGCGTTCGCATTCTCGCCCACAGCGACGAGGATGTGGGCCGGGGCGCCGGGCTTTGCATGGGCTGTGGGAGGCTCAGAATGGCGCGCGAGATCGTTCACGCGGTTGCTTGTGCGCCGATCGGGGGTTTTCCGTCCAGCGTGAACTTTTGAGGTCATGGCCCAAACGCGCGGGCGACATCCTGTCCTCAGCATGCGCAGAATGCCGGAGATCACGATGCGATCATCGTCAATCTCAGGCTCACCCGGCTTGCCTCGGGGCGGATGTGACTGATTGCCTCCAGGAAACGCTCGCTCTCTTTCTGAGGGCTCAAAGGGCGCTCTGGTCCGAGACGGAAGGCATGCGGTCTTCTTGCAGGAACGGACGCAGGCATGCCGGAACGGTATAACGCGGGCGGCGTATTCAATACGACGCGGCGCGTGGCACGGGCGTAAGCGAAAAGGCATGACCGACGAGACCGCCTCCTCTTCCGATCCCCAAACCGTGATCCTGTTGCCGGGCCTGCTGTGCGATGCCGCGATCTGGACTGATCAGGTCGCGGCACTGGCTCCTTGCTACAGGGTGATGGTGCTGGATCCGGGGGAACGGGCGTCGATCACGCAGATGGCAGAGCGCGTTCTGGCCGAAGGGCCGCTGCGTTTCTCGCTGGCGGGGCATTCGATGGGCGCGCGCGTGGCGATGGAAGTCGCTCGCCTTGCGCCGCATCGCATCGCGCGGCTAGCACTGCTCGATACGGGCGCGCATCCGGTCCGGTCGGGCGAAGCCGAGAAGCGGCAGGTCATGCTGGATATTTCCGCGGGTCAGGGCATGCGTGCGCTGGCCGATGCCTGGCTGCCGCCGATGGTGGGAGAAGCGCGGTTTGCCGAAGACGAGGCTTTGCGCGAGACGCTTTACGCCATGGTCGAGCGAATGACTCCGGCGATCCACCGGGCGCAGATCGCGGCGCTGCTGGCCCGGCCCGATGCGATGGCGGGCCTTGCCGCCTTGCGTGACATGGGCTCCTGTCCGGCGCTGATCGGGGTCGGGCGTGACGACCGCTGGAGCCCTCCCGAGCAGCATGAGGCTATCGTCGCGGCTTTGCCAGAAGCGCGGTTCGTGATTTTCGAAGGTGCGGGCCATATGGCTCCGCTGGAAGCGCCTGATGCGGTCAGCGCGGCGCTGCTGGCGTGGATGGCAATGCCGATAAAAGCGGGGCCGATAAAAACTGGGCCGATAAAAGAGGTGTCGGCACCAGAGACGTCGGTGTCGCAGACGGACGGGGCAACCGTGCGATGACCGAAACGATAGACCGGCTGGAGCGCATGCTCGCTGAACATGCCATAGCGCGGCGGATCGTTGCTTTCGCGGCGGCCAATGACGGGCATGACGCACAAGGTGTGGCGGCGATGTTCGTGCTGGAAGGGCGTTTCGCAAGACCGACCGATCCCGACCGTCCGGTCATCGGGCGCGAGGCCATCCTCGCCTTCTTTCGGGATCGCCCGGCGCGTGTCACGCGCCATGTCATGACCAATATCCTCGTCGAGATCGACAGCCCGGACCATGCTCGCGCGCAAAGCGTGGTGACACTCCACACCGGGGAGCGAGGGGAGACAGTGATGGTGGGCGGCTTCTCGGACGAACTGGTGCGGGAGGCCAATGGGGAATGGTATTTCCTGTCGCGATGCGGCTCGCTGGCCTTTGTATGATGACATGTACTGAAAACAGGTGGCATTTTGAGTAACCGTTCGGTTCTGAGCAACCGGTAGTTTCCGAAGATCTTCCGATTTTAGAATTTCTTACCGCTCGAATTGTGCGGGATGGGACAGTCTCGTTCCTCACGTGCCTGCGCAAAGGGTTGTGGAACCTCTCGATCTCATGAACGCGTTCTGCCGCTCGCTCGCGTGTTTTGTGAATATGGCGCCGGATGCGCTGACGCTGGAACGAGCGGAAGAAGCTGTCGATTACAGCGTAGCCACAACAGTTGCCGTGCAGGCGCATCGAATGCTTAAGACTGTGCGTTCGAATGAGAGCGGTTCCGTCCGTGCTGGCGAACTGCGAGCCTCGATCGCCCCGCCTTCAAATCCCGACACGCTCCCTTCCCGGAGACCATGTTTGGCTTTGAGGTAAACCGCAGGTTCCTGATCTGACCTCAAGGCAGGCCAGGTGCTCCCGGTTTGCGGTATTGGCCTTACCTTTATCTTGAATAGGGCTATGCGCGAGGGTTGTTTCATATTATGGTCTTTCGTAACATATAATGGGAGTTTCGGGCTGTTTGCGCGAAATTGTTACGGAGAGGTATGCCATGCGGCGATCATGGGCATTTTTGGCAAGTGCGCTGGCGATAGGTATTGGCCTGACCACAAGTGCCATGGCGCAGCGCGCTTCTGTTGCGACCGTGTCACCGCGACAGAGCTATAACTTCGATCGCGACTGGCGCATGGCAGTGGCAGACAACGCCGGTTTTGCGACGCCTGCCTTCGACGACAGCGCCTGGAAGCCGGTAAGCCTGCCGCATGCCTTCAACGAGGATCAGGCCTTCGCCATCGACGGGCACGACCATGCCGAAGGGATCATCTGGTATCGCAAGCATTTCACGCTGCCTGCCGATGCACCGAAGGGGGAAGCGCTGCTGGAGTTCCAGGGCGTTCGGCAGGCGGCCGAGGTCTGGGTCAACGGGCAAAAGCTGGGTTTCAGCGAGAACGGGGTGATGGCCTTCGGGGTCGATATCACGGCGGCGCTGAAGCCGGGGGACAACGTGGTCGCCGTTCGGGTGGAC of the Novosphingobium sp. 9 genome contains:
- a CDS encoding LysR family transcriptional regulator; translated protein: MELRHLRYALAVAEDLHFTRAAQRLGIAQPPLSQQIKALESELGTQLFHRLTRGVELTEAGRAFMPYAQAALAAADQAIHAARRAARGEIGGLSIGFTSSASFNPMVPRIIGRLRERHPDLAITLVEQTTVRLLEALEDGSLDVAFLRPTLGETDGLVTRRLPDEALWVAMPARHRLAGRAEVDLVDLAGDPFILYPRSNGRLLYDSIIAACRNAGFSPRIAQEAPQMASTVNLVAAGVGVALVPESMCQLHTQGVTYARIAGDGPRAQMVVAHRRVGALSPAVRNFIACVTAEG
- a CDS encoding GMC family oxidoreductase translates to MDNVLDTVRLARVLKDHAAGAIDRRSFIGRAMAAGAAFALADALWLSGGKAFAQSTRETSPVAAADYIVIGAGSSGATLAGELAKRTDASVLVLEGGLSDLNPLITDPSQWPAALASPFTKTYETAPQIHAQNRVVPYPRGEGLGGCSSVNCMIYCRGSAKDYDDWDYNGATGWGWDSVLPEYKALEDWQGGASALRGAGGPLHVTQPDPAKGHEGARAFMEGAKSLGYPETKDFNGGTLEGPAWVNFTVYAGKRQNTAVAFLRPAIDAGRKLTVLTEAPVLKLVIENGRCVGVQYLHAGRPVTVRANKEVILSAGAVITPKLLTLSGIGEAAHLKRLGITPVVDLPGVGRNLQDHVLGAGVNFEAKHPVPPTNYNHSEVYMWWKSTPDQPAPDINALYVSVPFATKELKLQQTHGYAILCGVMRPKSRGAVTITSADPRANPVIDPNYLQSGQDLIALKAATNLAREIGNSDAYKDIRKSELMPAAAVDSPEAYRDFLQKSVSTYFHPVGTAKMGTDAESVVDPQLRVYGIEGLRVADASVMPTITTGNTNAPSILIGWRGARMIAG
- a CDS encoding transporter; the encoded protein is MPFRAVAPRRIMSRPLFMRLLASAALSFGAASFAAPAMAQAIDAGDYVPAPPGTQLALVYMQYAHSDSLYADGKKVDDDAKLDTAVAIARYVGFTKIAGMTLDYQVLQPFGHLEGGGSTKSLGKTTGFGDTILVSTLWLYENKDSQSYFGVTPYLYIPTGDYKAERGLNMGENRWKGSFQAVYSQGFGKHFVAEVAGDVMVYGKNTDYGASSSTLTQKTTWRVQGFARYLIDDKNEINARLMYVGGGETKIDGIAQDNRTGTTSVLGTWRRTLSPKWQLMTQVGTDLSVENGFREGIRGQLRILRIF
- a CDS encoding LysR substrate-binding domain-containing protein yields the protein MVTLRLFVRAAETGTLSEAAEQSNLALAAASRRIATMEERFGVQLFRRSRHGLSVTPAGAALLESARNLLEQARAIDSEMADFAGGMRGTIRIHTNPSAITQFLPADLAAFAAQRPDLRLDLEENLSCDVVSAVSEGRADLGIVIGGTATGSLETIPYRSDHLALLAPRGMFGDRDSIAFAEVQERDFVGLVNSTALTTLLLEQASRAERVLRLHMQVRSFDGVCRMVEAGFGLGVLPLMAARGFAASMDLDVIALTDAWATRRMLLCLPSGTAPGSAGHALARHLAAFAEKDMI
- a CDS encoding sulfite exporter TauE/SafE family protein, which produces MPHLDLLHAAAGLLVGLLVGLTGVGGGSLMTPLLVLMFGVSPKTAIGTDLLFAAATKITGSAVHGLRDSVDWDIVRRLAIGSVPAALATLGLLAWFGDVGPASEHGIMIALSVLLAITAVTVLFRNQLIGFAHGLDPMGPPRRVTLGTIVLGAAIGAAVSISSVGAGAIGMSVLLMLYPRLPITRIVGSDIAHAVPLALIAGFGHWIIGDVNLVLLLSLLLGSVPGVIVGSMLSSRASDNLLRPLLALVLAVSAYQLYAKASTPVVPVAHAASVGAAAAHP